A portion of the Natronococcus sp. AD-5 genome contains these proteins:
- a CDS encoding phosphatase PAP2 family protein — protein MALLDVVLTLAFVVTAMLVTATLVLVGPQRLAAALRGYRWRLEACLLSIAALAVVLALRWSTRDVVRRLERRVIGHNITNDLFALERQLFGETPVAILQSVQFEALTSFFVFAYIYGYAFLLLFPIVAYFALEEMDELSTLLLAFTANYGIGLLCYVLFIAYGPRNFDPMLFEGLLYDAFPQSNFLTGQVNQSTNVFPSLHTSLSMTVFFVAWLTRDRYPLWVPLSGFLAINVALSTMYLGIHWFSDVVAGTLLALVSVYIGVNYTVDEIVAASRQYLGRRFDGLGKPGSE, from the coding sequence ATGGCGCTGCTCGACGTCGTCCTCACGCTCGCGTTCGTCGTGACGGCGATGCTCGTCACGGCGACGCTCGTGCTCGTCGGGCCGCAGCGGCTCGCGGCCGCACTCCGCGGGTACCGGTGGCGACTCGAGGCGTGTCTGCTCTCGATCGCCGCGCTCGCGGTCGTGTTGGCCCTCCGGTGGTCGACGCGGGACGTGGTCCGGCGGCTCGAGCGGCGCGTGATCGGCCACAATATTACGAACGATCTCTTCGCGCTGGAACGACAGCTCTTCGGCGAGACGCCCGTCGCGATCCTCCAGTCGGTCCAGTTCGAGGCGCTCACCTCGTTCTTCGTCTTCGCCTACATCTACGGCTACGCGTTCTTGCTCCTGTTCCCGATCGTCGCCTACTTCGCGCTCGAGGAGATGGACGAACTGTCGACGCTGCTGCTCGCGTTCACCGCCAACTACGGGATCGGACTGCTCTGTTACGTTCTCTTTATCGCCTACGGGCCCCGCAACTTCGATCCGATGCTGTTCGAGGGGCTGCTCTACGATGCGTTTCCGCAGTCTAACTTCCTCACCGGCCAGGTGAACCAGAGCACGAACGTGTTCCCGTCGCTGCACACGTCGCTGTCGATGACGGTGTTCTTCGTCGCCTGGCTGACCCGCGATCGGTACCCGCTGTGGGTCCCGCTGTCGGGTTTTCTCGCGATCAACGTCGCGCTCTCGACGATGTACCTCGGCATCCACTGGTTCTCCGACGTCGTCGCGGGGACGCTGCTCGCGCTCGTCAGCGTCTACATCGGCGTCAACTACACCGTCGACGAGATCGTCGCGGCGAGCCGCCAGTACCTCGGTCGTCGGTTCGACGGACTCGGAAAGCCGGGAAGCGAGTGA
- a CDS encoding HalOD1 output domain-containing protein, which yields MSSPNDTSAPGGGGKPTQAIIEAIARHEGVDVTEVEPPAYEPLYTVVNPEALDSLFRTASDAATADAHVSLEYAGYDITVHSDGRVDVTDPSTGEIVPDHVDE from the coding sequence ATGTCCTCTCCGAACGATACGTCGGCGCCCGGTGGAGGGGGGAAACCGACGCAAGCGATCATCGAGGCGATCGCACGTCACGAGGGCGTCGACGTCACGGAGGTCGAGCCACCGGCGTACGAACCGCTTTACACCGTCGTCAACCCAGAAGCGCTCGACAGCCTGTTTCGAACCGCATCGGATGCCGCCACGGCCGACGCACACGTTTCGCTCGAGTACGCGGGATACGACATCACCGTACACAGCGACGGACGCGTCGACGTGACGGATCCCTCGACCGGGGAGATCGTTCCCGATCACGTCGACGAGTAA
- a CDS encoding Gfo/Idh/MocA family protein, giving the protein MTTPRTDIRTGIVGLGNIGRYHAERLRDLDVSLVGGMDVAAEARTRFARRYDVDVYDDHRELYDTVDAVIITTPNKYHEEYAIDAFDRDLNVLLEKPLAHSIGSAERIASAAAESDGYCMVGFNNRFANTVQIVKNRIDQGDLGDVSHVEANYVRRRGIPGRGSWFTRRKIAGGGALIDLGVHAIDLALYLLEYPTVAEVNGVARGEFGSREEYAYLDMWGDDAGPAGFDVDDSASAFIRTADDRTISLEVAWATNRPENNEFVVRGTESAALFDLLDGNLSFHSASNVGPDHLEDTSIETHQNDTHSEEQRAFFDAIATGRDSDVSVKQALSVQRVIDAIYRSSDEGRTIEIGE; this is encoded by the coding sequence ATGACAACACCACGAACCGACATCAGAACCGGTATTGTTGGGCTCGGCAACATCGGCCGATACCACGCCGAGCGGCTTCGCGATCTCGACGTCTCGTTGGTCGGCGGAATGGACGTCGCAGCCGAAGCGCGGACCCGCTTCGCCCGCCGATACGACGTCGACGTCTACGACGATCACCGCGAACTGTACGATACCGTCGACGCCGTCATCATCACCACCCCCAACAAGTATCACGAAGAGTACGCCATCGACGCCTTCGACCGCGACCTGAACGTCCTGCTCGAGAAACCCCTGGCCCACTCCATAGGAAGCGCCGAGCGGATCGCGAGCGCCGCAGCCGAGAGCGACGGGTACTGTATGGTCGGGTTCAACAACCGATTCGCGAACACGGTCCAGATCGTCAAAAACCGGATCGATCAGGGCGATCTCGGGGACGTCTCGCACGTCGAGGCGAACTACGTCCGTCGCCGCGGAATTCCGGGTCGGGGTTCGTGGTTCACCCGACGCAAGATCGCCGGCGGGGGCGCCCTCATCGACCTCGGCGTTCACGCCATCGACCTCGCACTCTACCTGCTCGAGTATCCGACCGTGGCGGAGGTAAACGGCGTCGCACGCGGCGAGTTCGGCTCCCGCGAGGAGTACGCGTATCTCGACATGTGGGGCGACGACGCGGGGCCGGCCGGCTTCGACGTCGACGATTCGGCGAGCGCGTTCATTCGGACGGCCGACGACCGAACGATCTCGCTCGAGGTCGCCTGGGCGACGAATCGACCGGAGAACAACGAGTTCGTCGTCCGCGGGACCGAGTCCGCCGCGCTGTTCGACCTCCTCGACGGGAACCTCTCCTTTCACTCCGCGAGCAACGTCGGTCCCGACCACCTCGAGGATACGTCGATCGAAACCCACCAGAACGACACCCACAGCGAGGAACAGCGGGCGTTTTTCGACGCGATCGCGACCGGCAGGGACAGCGACGTCAGCGTCAAGCAGGCCCTTTCCGTCCAGCGGGTGATCGACGCGATCTATCGCTCGAGCGACGAGGGTCGGACGATCGAGATCGGCGAATAG
- a CDS encoding ABC transporter ATP-binding protein, translating to MARVQLEHVTKRYEDVVAVDDMNLNIEDGEFVCLVGPSGCGKSTTMETIAGLTQPSEGSVYIGDDDVTNLAPKDRGVAMVFQNIALFPHMDVFDNISFGLRLRKYDDDEIERRVEQAADIVQLEGMLDRMPDEMSGGQRQRVAIARAIVRNPDVFLMDEPLANLDAKLRVHMRTELQRLHRELGTTIVYVTHDQAEAMTMSDRIAVLDAGELQQIDPPLVCYNEPANLFVAGFIGSPSMNFVQGELVAGGLETKNFAVEFDHAAVPGVGDGDAVTLGVRPEDVHLAKRADSITQPTQRIEVTTDVLEPMGDEIFVYLMLDEGAERTMEEDPMESQDQLLMSVTPDADIREGETVDVVLDRSKIHLFDTASGEALVHGIADLSESEPGTTPTEAED from the coding sequence ATGGCACGAGTACAACTCGAACACGTCACGAAGCGCTACGAAGACGTCGTCGCGGTCGACGACATGAACCTGAACATCGAAGACGGGGAGTTCGTCTGCCTCGTCGGGCCCTCGGGGTGTGGCAAGTCGACGACGATGGAAACCATCGCCGGACTGACCCAGCCGTCAGAGGGCAGCGTCTACATCGGCGACGACGACGTCACGAACCTCGCCCCCAAGGACCGCGGCGTCGCGATGGTCTTCCAGAACATCGCGCTGTTCCCGCACATGGACGTCTTCGACAACATCTCGTTCGGGCTCCGGCTTCGCAAGTACGACGACGACGAGATCGAACGGCGCGTCGAGCAGGCGGCCGACATCGTCCAGCTCGAGGGGATGCTAGACCGGATGCCCGACGAGATGTCCGGCGGCCAGCGCCAGCGCGTCGCGATCGCCCGCGCGATCGTCCGCAATCCAGACGTCTTCCTGATGGACGAGCCGCTGGCGAACTTGGACGCGAAGCTGCGCGTCCACATGCGGACCGAACTCCAGCGACTCCACCGCGAACTCGGGACGACGATCGTCTACGTCACGCACGACCAGGCCGAGGCGATGACGATGTCCGACCGGATCGCGGTCCTCGACGCCGGCGAGCTCCAGCAGATCGATCCGCCGCTGGTCTGCTACAACGAGCCCGCCAACCTGTTCGTCGCGGGCTTCATCGGCTCGCCGTCGATGAACTTCGTCCAGGGGGAGCTCGTCGCGGGCGGCCTCGAGACGAAGAACTTCGCCGTCGAATTCGACCACGCGGCGGTTCCCGGCGTGGGCGACGGCGACGCCGTCACGCTCGGCGTTCGCCCGGAGGACGTCCACCTCGCGAAGAGGGCCGATTCGATCACGCAGCCGACCCAGCGCATCGAGGTGACGACCGACGTGCTCGAGCCGATGGGCGACGAGATCTTCGTCTACCTCATGCTCGACGAGGGCGCAGAGCGGACGATGGAGGAAGATCCCATGGAGTCGCAGGATCAGCTCCTGATGAGCGTCACCCCCGACGCCGACATCCGAGAAGGAGAAACGGTCGACGTGGTTCTCGATCGGTCGAAGATTCACCTCTTCGATACGGCGAGCGGGGAGGCGCTCGTTCACGGCATCGCGGACCTCTCGGAATCCGAACCGGGCACGACCCCGACCGAAGCCGAAGACTAG